The Treponema sp. J25 region GATACCAAAGCCCCCCTTATCCGGCAGGTACAACTGGTACCTCGAGATGGGACCGCCGCGGTTGTTCTTGGAAGAACAAGAACCTGCAAGCAGGGGACCTATCAGATTTATCTGGATGTCATTGATACCTTTGACGCTAATCCTTCCCTAACGACCGTTCCTTTTACCTATCAATGTTTTGTGAATGGTATTGAGTATTCTCGCCTGCAGGTCGATACGCTCTATGTAAAGGAAGGGAAGCTTTTTATGGGAAAGCAAAAAAGCTTTCCCGTAGAGCAGGTGTACCGTAAAGATGGTCTCCTGTACCTGGGGGAGATCCAACTTACCCGGGGAAGGGTGAAAATCGAATTCCTGGTTACCGACCTGGCAGGGAATCAACGGACCAGCACCTTTGAGCTAGTGATAGAATAATCAGGCAAAAAGGGGATTATTTCTTCATGATCCCTTTTCGATAACCCCACAGCCTGCCAGAATAGTGTGGGGAAGCATCCGTTGTTCATCCCCAGAAGGAATTGGGCTTTCCACGGAGCGATACTTTTCCTCATCACTTTTTTTCTTATCAGGAAAGGGGACATAAAAGGCCGCCGATTGCCCGGGGGCAATGGCCCGCTGGGGTTCTTCGAATTCAACCCGAACACGACCTTCCGGTAAGGGAATAACCAGGGCCGGCGCTGGCCGAGAGGCAAGGCGGATTTTTACCAGGGCCCGGAACGGTTCATCACCAAAACCTGGAGCCCAGAGGGTCTCAGAGGCCTCGAGGGCTCGAGAAAAAAGGGCCGACTCAGGGCCTACCACAACCCGATTCCGCGGGGCATCCAGGGATACCACATAGAGCGGTTCCGTGCCAACACTTACCCCTACCCCCCGTCGTTGCCCTATGGTGTACCGAACAATTCCCCGGTGGGTTCCCAAAAGCTTTCCCTGTTGATCTACAATCTCCCCCGGTTCTATGGGTGCATCATTAAATAAGAACTCGTAATCTTCCCGGGCAATAAAATCCTGACTATCCTTCTTTTCTGCCACCGCGAGTCCCCGTTGCCGGGCCATCTCCCGAACCATTTGCTTGGTATAGTTTCCCAGGGGGAAGCGGCATATCTTCAGTATGTCCTGGGTAAGGCGCTGCAGAAAATAGCTCTGATCCTTCGAAGCATCGAGGGCCGGCGCCACATACACTCCCTTTTGAGGATCTCCGCCGGGAGCAAAAAGGCGAGCATAGTGACCTGTCACAAAATAGTCAAAAGATACTCCTCGATCTCGCAAGGCCTGGGGAAGGAGGCCAAATTTTATATGGGGGTTACAGCGCAAACAAGGATTAGGGGTTCGCCCAGAACGATATTCCCGACGGAAATAATCAACCACTTCCTTAAGATAAGCCCGGGAAAGATCTATCACATAGTAGGGAGCCCCCAGGGAATCGCAGAGTCGCTGGCATGCGGCTTCATCCTCTTCTTCATTGGGGCCGTAACAACCATTCCCGGTCCCCGGCGGGAAATAGATGGATCCGTCGTAGACCCGCATGGTTAC contains the following coding sequences:
- the mnmA gene encoding tRNA 2-thiouridine(34) synthase MnmA is translated as MLYLDTLRELPLPEPGSTVAVAMSGGVDSSLVAQLMAERGCRVVGVTMRVYDGSIYFPPGTGNGCYGPNEEEDEAACQRLCDSLGAPYYVIDLSRAYLKEVVDYFRREYRSGRTPNPCLRCNPHIKFGLLPQALRDRGVSFDYFVTGHYARLFAPGGDPQKGVYVAPALDASKDQSYFLQRLTQDILKICRFPLGNYTKQMVREMARQRGLAVAEKKDSQDFIAREDYEFLFNDAPIEPGEIVDQQGKLLGTHRGIVRYTIGQRRGVGVSVGTEPLYVVSLDAPRNRVVVGPESALFSRALEASETLWAPGFGDEPFRALVKIRLASRPAPALVIPLPEGRVRVEFEEPQRAIAPGQSAAFYVPFPDKKKSDEEKYRSVESPIPSGDEQRMLPHTILAGCGVIEKGS